A stretch of the Salarias fasciatus chromosome 3, fSalaFa1.1, whole genome shotgun sequence genome encodes the following:
- the LOC115381487 gene encoding sodium/bile acid cotransporter 7-like isoform X1 has protein sequence MGILAVIRKEWFIIGIVLVILSAKVQPSFGVRGGPLKPEVTVAYVAVALIFFNSGLSLKSEELTSALFHVRLHLFVQSFTLVFFPLAVWLLLRVLAFTAIDQWLLRGLQTVSCMPPPVSSAVILTKAVGGNEAAAIFNSAFGSFLGIIVTPGLLLLFLGSSSSVPFSSIFSQLFMTVVVPLVLGQACRSFLREFLDRRKPPFGTVSSAVLLMIIYTTFCDTFSNPSIQLDPTSLLLVVLIIFAIQISFMLLTFTFSTRSGSGFTPADTVAIVFCSTHKSLTLGIPMLKIVFAGYQHLSLISVPLLIYHPAQILLGSILVPTIKTWMNSRQKEVKLTALEPV, from the exons ATGGGCATCCTGGCGGTGATACGGAAGGAGTGGTTCATCATCGGCATCGTGCTGGTCATCCTATCCGCCAAAGTGCAGCCCAGCTTCGGAGTCAGAGGAG GCCCGTTGAAGCCGGAGGTCACCGTGGCGTACGTCGCCGTCGCCCTCATCTTCTTCAACAGCGGGCTGTCGCTGAAATCCGAG gagctGACCAGTGCTCTGTTTCACGTCCGCCTCCACCTGTTCGTTCAGTCCTTCACGCTCGTCTTCTTCCCGCTCGCCGTCTGGCTGCTGCTCAGAGTGCTGGCGTTCACCGCCATCGACCAATGGCTGCTCAGAGG GTTACAAACGGTGAGCTGCATGCCCCCCCCGGTCTCCTCCGCTGTGATCCTCACCAAGGCCGTTGGAGGCAACGAG gcagcTGCAATCTTCAACTCAGCATTTGGAAGCTTCTTG GGGATCATAGTGACTCCAGGACTGCTGCTCCTGTTT ctcggctcctcctcctccgtccccttctcctccatcttctcgCAGCTCTTCATGACGGTGGTGGTCCCGCTGGTCCTGGGCCAGGCGTGCCGGAGCTTCCTGCGGGAGTTCCTGGACCGGCGAAAGCCTCCGTTCGGCACCGTCAGCAGCGCCGTCCTGCTCATGATCATCTACACCACCTTCTGTGACACCTTCAGCAACCCCAGCATCCAGCTGGACCCCaccagcctgctgctggtggtcctgATCA tttttgcgATCCAGATCAGCTTCATGCTGCTCACCTTCACCTTTTCTACCAG gtcgGGCTCAGGATTCACCCCCGCCGACACCGTGGCCATCGTCTTCTGCTCCACCCACAAGTCCCTGACGCTCG gaatCCCCATGCTGAAGATCGTGTTCGCAGGCTACCAGCACCTCTCCCTCATCTCCGTCCCTCTGCTCATCTACCACCCGGCTCAGATCCTGCTGGGATCCATCCTCGTCCCGACCATCAAGACCTGGATGAACAGCCGCCAGAAg GAGGTGAAGCTGACGGCGCTGGAGCCCGTTTGA
- the LOC115381487 gene encoding sodium/bile acid cotransporter 7-like isoform X2, which yields MGILAVIRKEWFIIGIVLVILSAKVQPSFGVRGGPLKPEVTVAYVAVALIFFNSGLSLKSEELTSALFHVRLHLFVQSFTLVFFPLAVWLLLRVLAFTAIDQWLLRGLQTVSCMPPPVSSAVILTKAVGGNEAAAIFNSAFGSFLGIIVTPGLLLLFLGSSSSVPFSSIFSQLFMTVVVPLVLGQACRSFLREFLDRRKPPFGTVSSAVLLMIIYTTFCDTFSNPSIQLDPTSLLLVVLIIFAIQISFMLLTFTFSTRSGSGFTPADTVAIVFCSTHKSLTLGIPMLKIVFAGYQHLSLISVPLLIYHPAQILLGSILVPTIKTWMNSRQKSSLLLR from the exons ATGGGCATCCTGGCGGTGATACGGAAGGAGTGGTTCATCATCGGCATCGTGCTGGTCATCCTATCCGCCAAAGTGCAGCCCAGCTTCGGAGTCAGAGGAG GCCCGTTGAAGCCGGAGGTCACCGTGGCGTACGTCGCCGTCGCCCTCATCTTCTTCAACAGCGGGCTGTCGCTGAAATCCGAG gagctGACCAGTGCTCTGTTTCACGTCCGCCTCCACCTGTTCGTTCAGTCCTTCACGCTCGTCTTCTTCCCGCTCGCCGTCTGGCTGCTGCTCAGAGTGCTGGCGTTCACCGCCATCGACCAATGGCTGCTCAGAGG GTTACAAACGGTGAGCTGCATGCCCCCCCCGGTCTCCTCCGCTGTGATCCTCACCAAGGCCGTTGGAGGCAACGAG gcagcTGCAATCTTCAACTCAGCATTTGGAAGCTTCTTG GGGATCATAGTGACTCCAGGACTGCTGCTCCTGTTT ctcggctcctcctcctccgtccccttctcctccatcttctcgCAGCTCTTCATGACGGTGGTGGTCCCGCTGGTCCTGGGCCAGGCGTGCCGGAGCTTCCTGCGGGAGTTCCTGGACCGGCGAAAGCCTCCGTTCGGCACCGTCAGCAGCGCCGTCCTGCTCATGATCATCTACACCACCTTCTGTGACACCTTCAGCAACCCCAGCATCCAGCTGGACCCCaccagcctgctgctggtggtcctgATCA tttttgcgATCCAGATCAGCTTCATGCTGCTCACCTTCACCTTTTCTACCAG gtcgGGCTCAGGATTCACCCCCGCCGACACCGTGGCCATCGTCTTCTGCTCCACCCACAAGTCCCTGACGCTCG gaatCCCCATGCTGAAGATCGTGTTCGCAGGCTACCAGCACCTCTCCCTCATCTCCGTCCCTCTGCTCATCTACCACCCGGCTCAGATCCTGCTGGGATCCATCCTCGTCCCGACCATCAAGACCTGGATGAACAGCCGCCAGAAg TCTAGTCTGTTGTTGAGATAG
- the LOC115381428 gene encoding uncharacterized protein LOC115381428 isoform X2: MAAQRVTNGELHAPPGLLRCDPHQGRWRQRGASEQRLLLARLLWAPEDAWLRLHFLHGAEQDEGSRSSAERKLSLSEEYLKQGELHRARQQVELLLQQLGDSYLDSNRGPLQLRLRRVTWTTFSRLAAALLDSGDCGAALALLRRAHGAVMEIGDKRLEAEAALQLGRTNQSAGNHHAARQFFNSCMQICGTLGDTDGLLEACMATAECLESEGSYDEAVQCLEEVVEITRSNGLQEQLAETYMHLGNNYYSRARCRTACDYFLQSCQAARDAGNRSLLEDAQVMVGVCRARSSFESYMADVASSSPSALRRLWRYEAAGAERDPDSGAEEG; the protein is encoded by the exons ATGGCTGCTCAGAGG GTTACAAACGGTGAGCTGCATGCCCCCCCCGGTCTCCTCCGCTGTGATCCTCACCAAGGCCGTTGGAGGCAACGAG gGGCGAGCGAGCAGCGTCTGCTCCTGGCTCGCCTCCTCTGGGCTCCAGAGGACGCCTGGCTCAGACTTCACTTCCTCCACGGTGCCGAGCAGGACGAAGGCTCCAGAAGCTCCGCTGAGAGAAAACTGAGCCTGAGTGAGGAGTACCTGAagcaag gTGAGCTGCACCGTGCgaggcagcaggtggagctgttgctccagcagctgggagaCAGCTATCTGGACTCGAACCGTGGTCCCCTGCAGCTCCGGCTGCGCCGCGTGACGTGGACGACCTTCAGCCGGCTggccgccgccctgctggacTCCGGGGACTGCGGCGCCGCCCTGGCGCTGCTCCGGCGGGCGCACGGCGCCGTCATGGAGA TCGGAGACAAGAGACTGGAGGCGGAGGCCGCGCTCCAGCTGGGAcggaccaatcagagcgcaggGAACCACCACGCAGCCCGACAG ttcTTCAACAGCTGCATGCAGATCTGTGGAACTCTGGGAGATACAGACGGACTGCTGGAGGCTTGCATGGCGACCGCTGAGTGCCTGGAGAG TGAGGGGAGCTATGATGAGGCCGTCCAGTGCTTGGAGGAAGTCGTCGAAATCACCCGGAGCAACGGACTGCAGGAGCAACTGGCTGAGACCTATATGCACCTGGGAAACAACTACTACAGCagg GCTCGGTGTCGGACGGCCTGTGACTACTTCCTGCAGAGCTGCCAGGCGGCCAGAGACGCCGGAAACCggtctctgctggaggacgCTCAG GTGATGGTGGGCGTCTGTCGCGCTCGCAGCTCGTTTGAGTCATACATGGCCGACGTGGCGTCGTCCTCGCCGTCGGCCTTACGGAGACTCTGGCGGTACGAGGCCGCCGGGGCCGAGCGGGACCCCGACTCTGGCGCTGAAGAGGGCTGA
- the LOC115381428 gene encoding uncharacterized protein LOC115381428 isoform X1: MAAQRVTNGELHAPPGLLRCDPHQGRWRQRGASEQRLLLARLLWAPEDAWLRLHFLHGAEQDEGSRSSAERKLSLSEEYLKQGELHRARQQVELLLQQLGDSYLDSNRGPLQLRLRRVTWTTFSRLAAALLDSGDCGAALALLRRAHGAVMEIGDKRLEAEAALQLGRTNQSAGNHHAARQFFNSCMQICGTLGDTDGLLEACMATAECLERWIHTHTHTHSPFVFIFLSLRVCVCVCVCVDISEGSYDEAVQCLEEVVEITRSNGLQEQLAETYMHLGNNYYSRARCRTACDYFLQSCQAARDAGNRSLLEDAQVMVGVCRARSSFESYMADVASSSPSALRRLWRYEAAGAERDPDSGAEEG, from the exons ATGGCTGCTCAGAGG GTTACAAACGGTGAGCTGCATGCCCCCCCCGGTCTCCTCCGCTGTGATCCTCACCAAGGCCGTTGGAGGCAACGAG gGGCGAGCGAGCAGCGTCTGCTCCTGGCTCGCCTCCTCTGGGCTCCAGAGGACGCCTGGCTCAGACTTCACTTCCTCCACGGTGCCGAGCAGGACGAAGGCTCCAGAAGCTCCGCTGAGAGAAAACTGAGCCTGAGTGAGGAGTACCTGAagcaag gTGAGCTGCACCGTGCgaggcagcaggtggagctgttgctccagcagctgggagaCAGCTATCTGGACTCGAACCGTGGTCCCCTGCAGCTCCGGCTGCGCCGCGTGACGTGGACGACCTTCAGCCGGCTggccgccgccctgctggacTCCGGGGACTGCGGCGCCGCCCTGGCGCTGCTCCGGCGGGCGCACGGCGCCGTCATGGAGA TCGGAGACAAGAGACTGGAGGCGGAGGCCGCGCTCCAGCTGGGAcggaccaatcagagcgcaggGAACCACCACGCAGCCCGACAG ttcTTCAACAGCTGCATGCAGATCTGTGGAACTCTGGGAGATACAGACGGACTGCTGGAGGCTTGCATGGCGACCGCTGAGTGCCTGGAGAGgtggatacacacacatacacacacacactcaccgttcgttttcatatttttgtctttgcgtgtgtgtgtgtgcgtgtgtgtgtgtgttgacatcAGTGAGGGGAGCTATGATGAGGCCGTCCAGTGCTTGGAGGAAGTCGTCGAAATCACCCGGAGCAACGGACTGCAGGAGCAACTGGCTGAGACCTATATGCACCTGGGAAACAACTACTACAGCagg GCTCGGTGTCGGACGGCCTGTGACTACTTCCTGCAGAGCTGCCAGGCGGCCAGAGACGCCGGAAACCggtctctgctggaggacgCTCAG GTGATGGTGGGCGTCTGTCGCGCTCGCAGCTCGTTTGAGTCATACATGGCCGACGTGGCGTCGTCCTCGCCGTCGGCCTTACGGAGACTCTGGCGGTACGAGGCCGCCGGGGCCGAGCGGGACCCCGACTCTGGCGCTGAAGAGGGCTGA
- the LOC115381724 gene encoding uncharacterized protein LOC115381724 isoform X2, translating to MEIGDKRLEAEAALQLGRTNQSAGNHHAARQFFNSCMQICGTLGDTDGLLEACMATAECLESEGSYDEAVQCLEEVVEITRSNGLQEQLAETYMHLGNNYYSRARCRTACDYFLQSCQAARDAGNRSLLEDAQVMVGVCRARSSFESYMADVASSSPSALRRLWRYEAAGAERDPDSGAEEG from the exons ATGGAGA TCGGAGACAAGAGACTGGAGGCGGAGGCCGCGCTCCAGCTGGGAcggaccaatcagagcgcaggGAACCACCACGCAGCCCGACAG ttcTTCAACAGCTGCATGCAGATCTGTGGAACTCTGGGAGATACAGACGGACTGCTGGAGGCTTGCATGGCGACCGCTGAGTGCCTGGAGAG TGAGGGGAGCTATGATGAGGCCGTCCAGTGCTTGGAGGAAGTCGTCGAAATCACCCGGAGCAACGGACTGCAGGAGCAACTGGCTGAGACCTATATGCACCTGGGAAACAACTACTACAGCagg GCTCGGTGTCGGACGGCCTGTGACTACTTCCTGCAGAGCTGCCAGGCGGCCAGAGACGCCGGAAACCggtctctgctggaggacgCTCAG GTGATGGTGGGCGTCTGTCGCGCTCGCAGCTCGTTTGAGTCATACATGGCCGACGTGGCGTCGTCCTCGCCGTCGGCCTTACGGAGACTCTGGCGGTACGAGGCCGCCGGGGCCGAGCGGGACCCCGACTCTGGCGCTGAAGAGGGCTGA
- the LOC115381724 gene encoding uncharacterized protein LOC115381724 isoform X1, protein MEIGDKRLEAEAALQLGRTNQSAGNHHAARQFFNSCMQICGTLGDTDGLLEACMATAECLERWIHTHTHTHSPFVFIFLSLRVCVCVCVCVDISEGSYDEAVQCLEEVVEITRSNGLQEQLAETYMHLGNNYYSRARCRTACDYFLQSCQAARDAGNRSLLEDAQVMVGVCRARSSFESYMADVASSSPSALRRLWRYEAAGAERDPDSGAEEG, encoded by the exons ATGGAGA TCGGAGACAAGAGACTGGAGGCGGAGGCCGCGCTCCAGCTGGGAcggaccaatcagagcgcaggGAACCACCACGCAGCCCGACAG ttcTTCAACAGCTGCATGCAGATCTGTGGAACTCTGGGAGATACAGACGGACTGCTGGAGGCTTGCATGGCGACCGCTGAGTGCCTGGAGAGgtggatacacacacatacacacacacactcaccgttcgttttcatatttttgtctttgcgtgtgtgtgtgtgcgtgtgtgtgtgtgttgacatcAGTGAGGGGAGCTATGATGAGGCCGTCCAGTGCTTGGAGGAAGTCGTCGAAATCACCCGGAGCAACGGACTGCAGGAGCAACTGGCTGAGACCTATATGCACCTGGGAAACAACTACTACAGCagg GCTCGGTGTCGGACGGCCTGTGACTACTTCCTGCAGAGCTGCCAGGCGGCCAGAGACGCCGGAAACCggtctctgctggaggacgCTCAG GTGATGGTGGGCGTCTGTCGCGCTCGCAGCTCGTTTGAGTCATACATGGCCGACGTGGCGTCGTCCTCGCCGTCGGCCTTACGGAGACTCTGGCGGTACGAGGCCGCCGGGGCCGAGCGGGACCCCGACTCTGGCGCTGAAGAGGGCTGA